The following coding sequences lie in one Primulina huaijiensis isolate GDHJ02 chromosome 2, ASM1229523v2, whole genome shotgun sequence genomic window:
- the LOC140963710 gene encoding (-)-5-epieremophilene synthase STPS3-like — protein sequence MLYKQELYEVSRWWREMNLTSQLPYARDRIVECYFWAMGASHLPRFSRARVMLTKVIQFLSLTDDTFDAYGTIEELDAYNKAIQRWDIREIDLLPEYMKPLYTATLKLYEGFKEELAKEGRSYAVDYTIDAFKEQVRSYNVEAKWFIEGYLPPFWEYLSNALTTGAYFFLSNGIWFQIHCISLSQN from the exons ATGttgtacaaacaagaactctaTGAAGTGTCGAG GTGGTGGAGAGAAATGAACCTTACATCCCAACTTCCTTATGCCAGAGATAGAATTGTCGAGTGTTACTTTTGGGCAATGGGAGCGTCTCATTTGCCACGATTTTCTCGAGCTCGAGTTATGTTGACAAAAGTCATCCAATTTTTATCTTTAACCGATGATACATTTGATGCTTATGGTACAATTGAAGAACTAGATGCATACAATAAAGCAATTCAAag GTGGGACATTAGAGAGATTGATCTACTCCCGGAGTACATGAAACCACTTTATACCGCCACTTTAAAACTCTACGAGGGATTTAAGGAAGAATTAGCGAAGGAAGGAAGATCCTATGCCGTAGACTATACGATAGATGCA TTCAAAGAACAAGTGAGGAGCTACAATGTCGAGGCCAAGTGGTTTATTGAGGGTTACTTGCCACCATTTTGGGAGTACCTTAGCAACGCGCTCACAACTGGTGCTTACTTCTTCCTTTCGAATGGGATTTGGTTTCAAATCCATTGTATCAGTTTGAGtcaaaactga